The following nucleotide sequence is from Gemmatimonadaceae bacterium.
GACGCGGCATCAAGCCATTGATCGGCTCGAGCGCGGCGTCGCGGAGTTCGCGGGTGAGGTGAGTGTAGATGGCGGTGGTACGGAGGCTGGTGTGCCCGAGGGATTCCTGAATGAGCGGGAGTGCCACCCCGGCTTCGAGCAAGTGGGTGGCGTAGCTGTGACGCAGGGTATGGACGTGGGCTCGCTTGTGGATGCCGCTCTTTTTGACGGCGCGCGCGAAGGCGCTCTGAAGACTCGATCGCGAGATCGGACCGAGGGCCGGGTCAGTGAGCGTGGAGAGATGTGTGCGTGTGATTGTGGGGAAGAGCCAGAGCGGATTGCGGTGCGTGCGCCAGTGTTCGCGCAGGAGCTCGAGCGTGGCGTCCGGGAGCGGGACGTAGCGATCCTTGCGGCGCTTGCCATGGATGTGGAGCAGCTTGCGGTCGCCGTCAACGTCGGGGACCTGGAGCCGCGCGCCTTCCAGGAGGCGCAGACCGCAGGCGTAAATCGTGGTGAGACAGACGCGGTAGACGCTGATCCGGATGGCTCCGAGAATCCGCCACACTTCATCGCGGCTGAGGACAACGGGGAGTTTCTTCTCGCCCTTGGGGCGCGCGACGCCGAGGACGGTCCACGGCCGCACGAGCGTCTGCTGATAGAAAAACTTGATGCCGCAGAGGGCGATCGTGTGGGTGCCGCGGGCGACCTTTTGGACGGTGCTCAGGTGGAGCAGGTACTGGCGGATCTGCTCTTCACAGAGGCGGTCGGGGGGCGCATGATAGAACCGGGCGAGCTGGGCGACGGCGCGGACGTAGGCCTCGACGGTCCGGTCGGAGTACCCACGAAGCTGGAGGTCGTGGATCATGCGTTGGCGAAGCGGTGTCATGTGGTCCTCTCTGGAAAACGGTTGAGAGGATCAGACATCGCGCCACTATCTTTTTCAATCTTTTCAATCGCGCGGCAGGGACAATGTGCGACGGACTGGCAGTGCTATCCGCCGCAGGCGGATTGAGTTCAACAAACCGTTGCAGCCGATCCTCGCAAGCGGGCTTCGCCCGCCCGCTCGGCCGGCTGAACGGTGACGGTTAGCCGGACTCTGACGAATGAAGGCAACAGACAGCAGCTCTGTAGTCGTCCTGGACACAAACGTATACCGGCGATTGGGACGTGGACGGAGTGATCATGATGCGCAACGGAAAGGTCGTGGGCTTGCGTCCCGCGACGCACTGGGCGGAGTCCAAGCGCTTCTACACCCGTTCGTCATCCTCGAGTTGGTGTCTCACCTCGCTGATATCCAGGACCCAGAATGGACTGATTGCAGAGCCGCCCTCATTGTAGCGTGGCATCATTGCCAGACCGAATCCGATGAGGAGTCTAAGTTCCTCGCGGTCATCAATGATTCCGAGACCGCCATCTGTAGGCTCGCATACCAGCTGGATCCGCCGGGCCATGCAGCCGTATCGGAGCGACTCGCGACGCTTTGCAAGCGGGTCGCGACGAGCAGTCCTGAGGAGGCAAAAACCCTGGGACATTCGGACCTAGTCTTGTGGTCCAACCAAGCGGCGGAGATTGAAAACGAGTTTGTCTCCGATATGATGCAGCACATCATTCGCGAACATATTCCAGATGCAGTCGCCTGGGATGCGTTGAAGAGAGACCCCGCCAAGCGACGCGAACTCTGGAAATCGTGAACTCGGCGGTTTTCGTTCGCGAAATGGCCGAGGCAAATGTCCGTAAGGCTCAGATGCTTCTACGCCTGGAGCAGAACGACCCATACTTCACTAATCGGATCGACTTGGTGGCTTCAACTTTTCGAGCTCCGTTTGAACTTTACCGTGCGGCACTACGACACGTAGTTCTTAACGGGGTCGATGTTGCGAAAACCAAGTACCGAAATTGGATTTGGGACCTACACATTGCATTTTCGGTTGGAGATTTCACTGTTTTCGGAAACAGGCCTGTAAAGTTTGTAACGAATGACAAAATGATTCTGGATGCAGCTTCTACCGCGAATTTGGAGCAGCTGGTGCGGTCATTCGAACAATATTCTGATGAGCTCCGCGCCAGCGCCGGCTAACCGGGCGCTGCTGCAGACGGCGGCCTAAATGAATGCGGCTGGCGCGTTGCGCGCACCCCGCTGCAGTTTTGTTGGAGCCGCCGCAGCAGGGCGCTGGGCGGTTAGCCAGACACGAAAGGGAATAGCGAATGCTCTCGGCGGATTTGCTGGCCCAGGTTCCCGCTCAGGGGATGCCATCAAGAGATGTGTGGGAGGTTGCCTTCAGTGCGCTCGCGGTGGTTGGCGGCGTACTGGCCGCTCTCGGGGCGATCATTGCCTTCTTCTTGAAGAGGTACTGGGACAAGCGCGACCGAGAAGCCGATCTCCGGGAAC
It contains:
- a CDS encoding site-specific integrase, which gives rise to MTPLRQRMIHDLQLRGYSDRTVEAYVRAVAQLARFYHAPPDRLCEEQIRQYLLHLSTVQKVARGTHTIALCGIKFFYQQTLVRPWTVLGVARPKGEKKLPVVLSRDEVWRILGAIRISVYRVCLTTIYACGLRLLEGARLQVPDVDGDRKLLHIHGKRRKDRYVPLPDATLELLREHWRTHRNPLWLFPTITRTHLSTLTDPALGPISRSSLQSAFARAVKKSGIHKRAHVHTLRHSYATHLLEAGVALPLIQESLGHTSLRTTAIYTHLTRELRDAALEPINGLMPRP